One Tistrella bauzanensis DNA segment encodes these proteins:
- the lspA gene encoding signal peptidase II produces MADHRPASPVGGLDHQTMRARSRRMLLIGFIGVLVADQITKQVVLAAFDMPGDGVVVTFFFNLILVFNRGVSFGMLAQHGELARWGLTVLAAVVALVLIRWGWRGERAWTALGLGLVAGGAIGNALDRVRIGAVVDFLDLHYAGWHYPAFNIADAGITLGVVLLLIDGLFGRDPSEQARS; encoded by the coding sequence ATGGCTGACCACCGGCCGGCGTCACCGGTGGGCGGTCTGGACCATCAGACGATGCGGGCCCGCAGCCGTCGCATGCTGCTGATCGGCTTCATCGGTGTTCTGGTGGCCGATCAGATTACCAAGCAGGTGGTGCTGGCCGCCTTCGACATGCCGGGCGACGGCGTGGTGGTGACCTTCTTTTTCAACCTGATCCTGGTGTTCAATCGCGGCGTCAGTTTCGGTATGTTGGCACAGCATGGTGAACTGGCGCGCTGGGGGCTGACAGTTCTGGCAGCGGTGGTTGCCCTGGTGCTGATCCGCTGGGGCTGGCGGGGTGAACGGGCCTGGACCGCGCTGGGGCTGGGCCTGGTGGCGGGCGGTGCGATCGGCAATGCGCTCGACCGGGTCCGGATCGGCGCGGTGGTCGATTTCCTCGATCTTCACTATGCCGGCTGGCACTACCCGGCCTTCAATATCGCCGATGCCGGCATCACGCTCGGCGTCGTCCTGCTGCTGATCGACGGCCTGTTCGGCCGCGATCCATCAGAGCAGGCCCGGTCCTGA
- a CDS encoding DUF3035 domain-containing protein: MSRLTALSVIAILSVGLAACDTARETLGLNKRAPDEFAVVPRAPLVLPPNYDLRPPEPGMARPQEQTPAQTARAALTGNAVPGTAPTGGSEIEQAVLAATGADRADPGIRSTIAQENTQLVEASDSFVNSLLFWQEQPEPGTVIDAGAEQRRLQSNQAVGRAATDGESPIIERKRRGLLEGIF, encoded by the coding sequence ATGAGCCGCCTGACCGCGCTGTCGGTGATCGCGATCCTGAGCGTCGGCCTCGCCGCCTGCGATACGGCGCGCGAGACCCTGGGGCTGAACAAGCGTGCACCCGACGAATTCGCCGTCGTCCCCCGTGCACCGCTTGTGCTGCCGCCCAATTACGACCTGCGCCCGCCGGAGCCCGGCATGGCCCGCCCGCAGGAGCAGACGCCGGCCCAGACCGCGCGCGCGGCCCTGACTGGCAATGCCGTGCCCGGCACGGCCCCCACCGGCGGCAGCGAGATCGAGCAGGCGGTGCTGGCCGCAACCGGCGCCGACCGCGCCGATCCCGGCATCCGGTCGACGATCGCGCAGGAAAACACCCAGCTGGTCGAGGCCAGCGACAGCTTTGTCAACAGCCTGCTGTTCTGGCAGGAGCAGCCGGAGCCGGGCACGGTGATCGATGCCGGCGCCGAGCAGCGCCGCCTGCAGAGCAATCAGGCGGTGGGTCGCGCGGCGACCGATGGTGAGAGCCCGATCATCGAGCGCAAGCGTCGTGGTCTGCTGGAAGGCATTTTCTGA
- a CDS encoding M16 family metallopeptidase gives MPASLPPAERPRRRGRRTAPLFAASAGLMMLMATGLAAPLAAAQPSAAQPAAASPAAVPPPSVAAATATAAAKAATPLLGARTRILDNGLQVVVVEDHRMPVVSHMVWYRVGSADEPPRRSGIAHFLEHLMFKGTDQVAGDEFSRLIAENGGRDNAFTSYDFTAYYQNIAADRLDLVMRLEADRMTGLKLTPEDTRTELQVVIEERRSRTDNDPQARFSEAYRAMLYGGHPYGRPVIGWSAELPTLTRDDALAFYKAHYRPSAAIVVVAGDVQAADVFKLAEATYGRVANDGPAPDDAAPGAGAEVGVANDARAIEAHRLRPAPAPLIGDRRLVLAEAGVASPTWRRSWLVPVAESFGHDREEALDLFLFAMGGGSNSPLYRRLVVAEGVAVQAGAFYSGARDEGQVMIYAAPAPGVSVAALEAAVEAAVADLLKDGVPADVLERARTRMLADAVYARDSVSSTANLVGRALATGETLDRLETWPERIAAITGEQGLEAARAVMAPPAGTATGILLPEGLGVDDPAPAVASAASAAPSSEGTVH, from the coding sequence TTGCCTGCGTCACTACCCCCCGCCGAGCGTCCCCGCCGCCGCGGGCGGCGGACCGCGCCGCTGTTCGCCGCGTCTGCGGGCCTGATGATGCTGATGGCGACCGGCCTGGCCGCGCCGCTGGCTGCCGCCCAGCCATCCGCCGCTCAGCCAGCCGCCGCGTCACCCGCGGCCGTGCCGCCGCCATCGGTGGCGGCCGCGACGGCGACCGCCGCCGCCAAGGCCGCCACCCCGCTTCTGGGCGCTCGGACGCGCATACTCGACAACGGCCTTCAGGTCGTGGTGGTTGAGGACCATCGCATGCCGGTCGTGTCGCATATGGTGTGGTATCGGGTGGGCAGCGCCGACGAACCGCCGCGCCGGTCCGGCATCGCCCATTTCCTGGAACATCTGATGTTCAAGGGCACCGATCAGGTGGCGGGCGACGAGTTCTCGCGGCTGATCGCCGAGAATGGCGGTCGTGACAACGCCTTCACCTCGTATGATTTCACCGCCTATTATCAGAACATCGCCGCCGACCGGCTGGATCTGGTGATGCGCCTGGAAGCCGACCGGATGACCGGGTTGAAGCTGACGCCGGAAGACACCCGGACCGAGCTTCAGGTGGTGATCGAAGAACGCCGCAGCCGCACCGACAACGACCCGCAGGCGCGGTTTTCGGAAGCCTATCGCGCCATGCTCTATGGCGGCCATCCCTATGGCCGGCCGGTGATCGGCTGGAGCGCGGAACTGCCGACGCTGACCCGTGACGACGCGCTGGCCTTCTATAAGGCCCATTACCGGCCATCGGCTGCCATCGTGGTGGTGGCAGGCGACGTTCAGGCCGCAGACGTGTTCAAGCTGGCCGAGGCGACCTATGGCCGGGTGGCGAATGACGGCCCCGCTCCCGACGATGCGGCACCCGGTGCCGGCGCGGAGGTCGGTGTTGCCAATGATGCCCGGGCGATCGAGGCTCATCGGCTTCGCCCGGCGCCGGCACCGCTGATCGGCGACCGGCGGCTGGTGCTGGCCGAGGCCGGGGTGGCCTCGCCGACCTGGCGCCGGTCGTGGCTGGTGCCCGTGGCCGAGAGTTTCGGCCACGACCGCGAGGAAGCGCTGGACCTGTTCCTGTTTGCGATGGGTGGCGGGTCGAATTCGCCGCTCTACCGCCGGCTGGTGGTGGCCGAGGGCGTGGCGGTTCAGGCTGGCGCGTTCTATTCCGGCGCCCGCGACGAAGGCCAGGTGATGATCTATGCGGCGCCGGCACCGGGCGTGTCGGTGGCGGCGCTGGAAGCGGCCGTCGAGGCGGCGGTGGCCGATCTGCTGAAGGACGGCGTGCCCGCCGATGTGCTGGAACGCGCCCGCACCCGGATGCTGGCCGACGCGGTCTATGCCCGCGACAGCGTGTCGTCGACCGCCAATCTGGTGGGGCGCGCTTTGGCCACCGGCGAGACGCTGGACCGGCTGGAAACCTGGCCGGAGCGGATCGCCGCCATCACCGGCGAACAGGGGCTTGAGGCCGCGCGCGCGGTGATGGCGCCGCCCGCCGGCACCGCCACCGGCATCCTGCTGCCCGAAGGTCTGGGGGTCGACGATCCGGCGCCGGCGGTGGCCTCCGCGGCCAGTGCCGCGCCGTCCAGCGAAGGAACCGTCCATTGA
- a CDS encoding M16 family metallopeptidase — protein MSAFRHGRALWIARIIPAIALVALMVASGSMPAHALEIRTLKSPEGIPFWLVQVQELPVVTVDFAFKGGTALEPAARAGAATLASGLLVEGAGDMDGPAFQDALAARAVEFSTNVSRDRFSGSFRSLATVAPDAADLVGLALTRPRFDAEAMERDRQQLLVGLARDAENPQVIASRSLLEGLFPADPYGRPDEGTPETMSAIQRDDLMAYAGAQFTRARLTVGVVGDITPEAAGQVVDRAFAALPAGEGDVMTRPVEPAFFGETVVDRPIPQTVITFALPGIRRNDPDWFPAFVMNHILGGGSFTARLFKEVREARGLAYSVGTTLFPLDRAGLIYGYAATRNDRARETVQVIREQISRFVAEGPTEAELAGAKKFLTGSFPLSLDGSGAVAGLLVTMQIHNLPPAYLDNRSALIEAVTAEDVKRVAARLLDTDRLAVVMVGQPAPAEAGHAAVASPPSDAPPSSGASSTSH, from the coding sequence ATGTCAGCGTTTCGTCACGGGCGGGCGCTGTGGATTGCCCGTATCATTCCAGCCATCGCCCTGGTGGCTTTGATGGTGGCAAGCGGTTCAATGCCGGCGCATGCGCTGGAAATCCGCACCCTGAAGAGCCCGGAGGGCATTCCCTTCTGGCTGGTACAGGTGCAGGAGCTGCCGGTGGTCACGGTCGATTTCGCCTTCAAGGGCGGCACGGCGCTGGAGCCTGCGGCCAGGGCCGGTGCGGCGACCCTGGCATCGGGCCTGCTGGTCGAGGGCGCGGGCGATATGGATGGCCCGGCCTTTCAGGACGCGCTGGCGGCGCGGGCGGTTGAGTTTTCCACCAATGTCAGCCGCGACCGGTTTTCGGGGAGTTTCCGCAGCCTGGCCACCGTGGCGCCGGATGCGGCCGACCTGGTCGGGTTGGCCCTGACCCGGCCGCGATTCGATGCCGAGGCGATGGAACGCGATCGCCAGCAATTGCTGGTCGGGCTGGCGCGGGATGCCGAAAACCCGCAGGTCATCGCCTCACGCAGCCTGCTGGAGGGCCTGTTCCCGGCCGATCCCTATGGCCGCCCGGACGAGGGCACCCCCGAAACCATGAGCGCCATCCAGCGCGACGATCTGATGGCCTATGCCGGCGCACAGTTCACCCGCGCGCGGCTGACAGTGGGCGTCGTGGGTGACATCACGCCCGAGGCTGCGGGTCAGGTGGTCGATCGGGCCTTCGCCGCTCTACCGGCGGGCGAGGGTGACGTGATGACCCGGCCGGTGGAGCCGGCCTTCTTCGGCGAGACCGTCGTCGACCGGCCGATCCCGCAGACCGTGATCACCTTCGCGCTGCCGGGTATTCGCCGCAACGACCCCGACTGGTTTCCGGCCTTCGTGATGAACCATATTCTGGGCGGCGGCAGCTTCACGGCGCGGCTGTTCAAGGAGGTCCGCGAGGCGCGGGGCCTGGCTTACAGCGTCGGCACCACACTGTTCCCGCTGGACCGTGCCGGGCTGATCTATGGCTATGCCGCCACCCGCAACGACCGCGCGCGCGAAACGGTGCAGGTGATCCGCGAGCAGATCAGCCGCTTCGTCGCCGAAGGCCCGACTGAGGCCGAGCTCGCCGGTGCCAAGAAATTTCTCACCGGTTCCTTCCCGCTCAGCCTGGATGGCAGCGGGGCCGTTGCCGGGCTGCTGGTGACGATGCAGATCCATAACCTGCCGCCGGCCTATCTCGACAACCGCAGCGCGCTGATCGAGGCGGTGACCGCTGAAGATGTGAAACGGGTGGCCGCACGTCTGCTCGATACCGATCGTCTGGCGGTGGTGATGGTGGGGCAGCCGGCCCCGGCCGAGGCCGGACATGCCGCCGTGGCCTCGCCACCATCTGATGCCCCTCCGTCATCCGGGGCATCGTCCACGTCGCATTGA
- a CDS encoding glucose-6-phosphate isomerase — protein MPNTLPFTIDFAGCPADPSSDRSALLDQTRQALDRLHGWQADGTLPLLNLPAARDDLAALAPVVARWRQEAGDVLVLGIGGSSLGAQALLELRDPADQGPRIHTPDNVDPVSFRRLIDGLDWTGTRLLAVSKSGGTVETVAQLLLILDRMEAAIGRDQTAARLVVIAEPGNSPLRQIANDYGVETFDHDPDVGGRFSVLSLVGLMPAMLGGVDAVAVREGAAAVLEQAFAGGDPTGIPAAMGAVVAAGLMRHHGVSQAVQFGYVDRLARFGEWWRQLVGESLGKQGIGLAPVFARGATDQHSQLQLYLDGPRDKLVTVIEPPAEQNPAWRIRPEAAARYGVDYLSGRSLGDLIAAEARATASSLIAEGRPTICMRLDAVDARTIGALMMNAMLETILLADLLAVDPFDQPAVEKGKILTREYLAALG, from the coding sequence ATGCCCAACACACTGCCGTTCACCATCGACTTCGCCGGATGCCCGGCCGACCCGTCATCGGACCGGAGCGCGCTTCTCGATCAGACCCGTCAGGCGCTGGACCGTCTGCATGGCTGGCAGGCGGACGGCACCCTGCCGCTGCTGAACCTGCCCGCCGCCCGCGATGATCTGGCGGCGCTGGCGCCGGTGGTGGCGCGCTGGCGACAGGAGGCAGGCGACGTTCTGGTGCTGGGCATCGGCGGGTCCAGCCTTGGTGCTCAGGCGCTGCTGGAATTGCGGGATCCGGCCGATCAGGGGCCGCGCATCCACACCCCCGACAATGTCGACCCGGTGAGCTTCCGGCGGCTGATCGACGGGCTGGACTGGACCGGCACCCGGTTGCTGGCCGTCTCGAAATCGGGTGGGACGGTGGAAACTGTGGCCCAGCTGCTGCTGATCCTGGACCGGATGGAAGCCGCGATCGGCCGCGACCAAACCGCGGCGCGGCTGGTGGTGATCGCCGAACCCGGCAACTCGCCGCTGCGCCAGATCGCCAATGATTACGGCGTCGAGACCTTCGACCACGACCCGGATGTCGGGGGCCGGTTCTCGGTGCTGTCGCTGGTGGGGTTGATGCCGGCAATGCTGGGCGGCGTGGATGCGGTGGCCGTGCGCGAAGGGGCGGCAGCGGTGCTGGAGCAGGCCTTTGCCGGTGGCGATCCGACCGGCATCCCGGCGGCGATGGGTGCCGTGGTCGCGGCGGGGCTGATGCGCCATCACGGCGTGTCACAGGCGGTTCAGTTCGGCTATGTCGACCGGCTGGCGCGGTTCGGTGAATGGTGGCGGCAACTGGTGGGCGAAAGCCTGGGCAAGCAGGGCATCGGGCTGGCGCCGGTCTTCGCCCGTGGCGCCACCGACCAGCACAGCCAGCTTCAGCTATATCTGGATGGTCCCCGCGACAAGCTGGTGACGGTGATCGAGCCGCCGGCGGAACAGAACCCGGCCTGGCGGATCCGCCCCGAGGCCGCGGCTCGTTACGGCGTCGACTATCTGTCGGGCCGCAGCCTGGGTGACCTGATCGCGGCCGAGGCGCGGGCGACCGCATCGTCGCTGATCGCCGAGGGCCGCCCGACGATCTGCATGCGGCTGGATGCGGTGGATGCCCGCACCATCGGCGCGCTGATGATGAATGCGATGCTGGAGACCATCCTGCTGGCCGACCTGCTGGCGGTCGATCCGTTCGATCAGCCGGCGGTGGAAAAGGGCAAGATCCTGACCCGCGAATACCTCGCGGCCCTGGGCTGA
- the mutL gene encoding DNA mismatch repair endonuclease MutL: protein MSQIRRLPETLVNRIAAGEVVERPAAAVKELVENAIDAGATQIEVALGGGGRSLIAVSDDGIGMDGEDLELAVDRHATSKLADDTLVEIDTLGFRGEALPSIGAVSRLKITSRRKGADAAVEIAVEGGLKGQTRPAAGPVGTRVEVRDLFYATPARLKFLKSERAETQAVADTLRRLAMAYPEIGFSLTDGERRIFAFRPEAGLGAAARLARLARIMGRDFAENALEIEAERDLICLDGHAGLPTLNRGTAQHQYLFVNGRPVRDRLMQGVVRAAYQDLLARDRHPMVALFLTVPSALVDVNVHPAKAEVRFREPQLVRGLIIGALRHALAEAGHRAATALGGIGGLGTANRANLPFGSSTGLPTGSSTGSPTDLSTGGGDQASLWAAARQAAAGILPPRLSTAAAGRATAFWAPPSVDDQGLADPPTPGMDRDPLAPPAARGAAPAAAGPVDATLRAHPLGAALAQLHDTYILAETDHGLVVVDQHAAHERLVYERMKRHMAEAGVPSQGLLLPEVVDLDEAAADALVRRAPELARMGLDIEAFGPGAVLVRGVPALLGRVDARGLIRDLADEIAEYDDALALADRLEAVCSTMACHGSVRAGRTLSVPEMNALLREMEITPHSGQCNHGRPTWVSLDRGAIERLFGRR, encoded by the coding sequence ATGTCACAGATCCGCCGCCTGCCCGAGACGCTGGTCAACCGCATCGCCGCCGGCGAGGTGGTGGAACGGCCGGCGGCTGCGGTGAAGGAACTGGTCGAGAACGCCATCGATGCCGGCGCCACCCAGATCGAGGTGGCACTGGGTGGTGGCGGCCGCAGCCTGATCGCGGTCAGCGATGATGGCATCGGCATGGACGGTGAGGATCTGGAGCTTGCCGTCGATCGCCATGCCACCTCGAAGCTGGCCGATGACACCCTGGTCGAGATCGACACGCTGGGCTTCCGGGGCGAGGCCTTGCCATCGATCGGCGCGGTCAGCCGGCTGAAGATCACCAGCCGGCGCAAGGGCGCCGATGCGGCAGTGGAGATCGCCGTCGAAGGCGGGCTGAAGGGTCAGACCCGGCCGGCCGCGGGGCCGGTCGGCACCCGTGTCGAGGTCCGCGACCTGTTCTATGCCACCCCGGCACGGCTGAAATTCCTCAAATCGGAACGCGCCGAGACCCAGGCGGTGGCCGATACGCTGCGCCGGCTGGCGATGGCCTATCCGGAAATCGGCTTCAGCCTGACCGATGGCGAGCGGCGGATCTTCGCCTTCCGCCCTGAGGCGGGACTTGGCGCCGCGGCGCGACTGGCCCGGCTGGCCCGGATCATGGGCCGCGACTTCGCCGAGAATGCCTTGGAGATCGAGGCCGAGCGCGACCTGATCTGCCTGGACGGCCATGCCGGGCTGCCGACCCTGAACCGCGGCACCGCCCAGCACCAATATCTGTTCGTCAATGGCCGGCCGGTCCGCGACCGGTTGATGCAGGGGGTGGTCCGCGCCGCCTATCAGGATCTGCTGGCCCGCGACCGGCATCCGATGGTGGCGCTGTTTCTGACCGTGCCGTCGGCGCTGGTGGATGTGAACGTGCATCCGGCCAAAGCCGAGGTGCGGTTCCGTGAGCCGCAACTGGTACGTGGGCTGATCATCGGAGCGCTGCGCCATGCGCTGGCCGAGGCCGGCCACCGGGCGGCGACAGCCTTGGGCGGCATCGGTGGTCTTGGCACCGCCAACCGCGCCAATCTGCCCTTCGGCTCATCCACAGGTTTGCCAACAGGGTCATCCACAGGGTCGCCCACAGATCTGTCCACAGGCGGGGGGGATCAGGCGTCGCTATGGGCCGCCGCCCGACAGGCCGCCGCCGGCATCCTGCCGCCACGGCTGAGCACTGCCGCAGCCGGCAGGGCCACGGCCTTCTGGGCACCGCCATCAGTCGATGATCAGGGACTTGCCGATCCGCCGACGCCGGGCATGGACCGCGACCCGCTGGCACCGCCGGCCGCGCGCGGGGCCGCACCGGCCGCCGCCGGCCCGGTGGATGCGACTTTGCGCGCCCATCCGCTGGGTGCGGCGCTGGCCCAACTGCACGATACCTATATTCTGGCCGAGACCGATCATGGGCTGGTGGTGGTGGATCAGCATGCCGCCCATGAACGGCTGGTCTATGAACGCATGAAGCGCCACATGGCGGAGGCCGGCGTGCCCTCGCAAGGCCTGCTGCTGCCCGAGGTGGTGGATCTGGACGAGGCTGCGGCCGATGCGCTGGTCCGGCGGGCGCCCGAACTGGCCCGCATGGGGTTGGACATCGAGGCTTTCGGGCCGGGGGCGGTGCTGGTGCGGGGCGTGCCGGCGCTTCTGGGGCGGGTGGATGCGCGCGGCCTGATCCGCGATCTGGCCGACGAGATCGCCGAATATGACGACGCCCTGGCGCTGGCCGACCGGCTGGAGGCGGTGTGTTCCACCATGGCCTGCCATGGCAGTGTCCGGGCCGGCCGCACGCTGTCGGTGCCTGAAATGAATGCCCTGCTGCGCGAGATGGAGATCACGCCCCATTCCGGCCAGTGCAATCATGGCCGGCCGACCTGGGTGTCGCTGGATCGCGGCGCCATCGAGCGGCTGTTCGGGCGGCGGTGA
- a CDS encoding esterase-like activity of phytase family protein has translation MLTRLRGGLLAAMLLLPLTTGCAVPAVYDVADAGGVALLDDRVLRPDDGPRGIPMGGLSEIAADGDGGYVLISDDRGEYGPPRLLTMAIDFDLERRRFRIGARDWLPLVTGAVDGMTPPVTIDGEALRIVPGSGDRLWSSEGRIWDGVPAALYLSDADGTLLRQMVLPDYFRPDKPRGWSGRGMRPNKAFEAIDVTKDGRQAVAMPEDVLMQEMTDENGRTGIPVRVMRFDLDSGRPIGAHVYRLDPFPDPGADGAPGGINANGAVSMLLLDDGRYLVLERAFLKAYGVRIRLYLADPAGADDVLAIDNLKNRRYRAASKRLIGDLIGAGLRADNWEGMAFGPDLPDGRKTLVLVSDDNFNRLFQSTIIAWIALPPLD, from the coding sequence ATGCTGACACGGCTGCGGGGCGGGCTGCTGGCAGCGATGCTGCTGCTGCCGCTGACCACCGGCTGCGCTGTGCCGGCGGTGTACGACGTTGCCGATGCCGGCGGCGTGGCGCTGCTGGACGACCGGGTGTTGCGACCGGATGACGGGCCGCGTGGCATTCCCATGGGCGGCTTGTCCGAAATTGCCGCCGACGGCGATGGCGGCTATGTGCTGATCAGTGATGATCGCGGTGAGTATGGTCCGCCCCGGCTTCTGACCATGGCGATCGACTTCGATCTGGAGCGGCGGCGCTTCCGTATCGGGGCAAGGGACTGGCTGCCGCTGGTGACTGGTGCCGTAGACGGCATGACCCCACCGGTGACGATCGACGGCGAGGCGCTGCGTATCGTGCCGGGCAGTGGCGACCGGCTATGGTCGTCGGAAGGGCGGATCTGGGACGGCGTGCCGGCGGCCCTGTATCTGAGCGACGCGGATGGCACGCTGCTGCGTCAGATGGTCCTGCCCGACTATTTCCGGCCCGATAAGCCCAGGGGCTGGTCGGGGCGCGGCATGCGGCCGAACAAGGCGTTCGAGGCGATCGACGTCACGAAGGATGGCCGTCAGGCGGTGGCCATGCCCGAAGACGTGCTGATGCAGGAGATGACCGACGAGAATGGCCGCACCGGCATACCGGTGCGGGTGATGCGCTTCGATCTGGATAGCGGCCGGCCGATCGGGGCCCATGTCTATCGGCTGGATCCGTTTCCTGACCCGGGGGCGGACGGCGCGCCCGGCGGCATCAATGCCAATGGCGCGGTGTCGATGCTGCTGCTGGATGATGGCCGCTATCTGGTTTTGGAGCGGGCGTTTCTGAAGGCCTATGGTGTCCGGATCCGGTTGTATCTGGCCGATCCCGCTGGCGCGGATGACGTGCTGGCCATCGACAACCTGAAGAACAGGCGGTATCGCGCCGCGTCGAAGCGACTGATCGGGGATCTGATCGGCGCGGGCCTGCGCGCCGACAACTGGGAAGGCATGGCATTCGGGCCGGACCTTCCCGATGGCCGTAAGACCCTGGTTCTGGTGTCGGACGACAATTTCAACCGCCTGTTTCAGTCCACGATCATTGCCTGGATCGCGCTTCCGCCTCTCGATTGA
- a CDS encoding B12-binding domain/radical SAM domain-containing protein, producing MTIRAVAVSAPDWVAGVKDQRALNSRDAASLYNACRVAAAEAASGIGPWGRSNWAGGDARASRSAARAATLLMYSMDDMAAFRALLAREQPNLLLIGAMSLCLPGAIACAGIARDMLGDRVAIVLGGRHAGETVWLADVQTRQSSALRRHVAAPLDLIHAGRIPPVFDAVAMGDGEYLIAALGRAVDAAMSRGLHPAALFGEVESATPGDWILGLNDRGRPGYLVSQAAPMDYAALPAPSRMFGVGGAFGVFGGRMTAHVFSDIGRGCVYDCGFCSERASATGGVRDLANSGDRLYRQLRDAAVTIAEDWPGCCASAFCEDSVLLGGANRLIDGFCTLMERQPVDIRFGGQLTIDQILARPAEVARLARAGLSYVFIGVETLSPEEIGGMSKDVGRKRSSWTDRMHQAFDILGAAGIDCGCAVLFGLGERHDSRLALLDRLDRFRRSHGVPDPISLNWAVQHPLCGADGGAGYDYVDWGTPEGPYLDLFHNFGEASLRYPLPHAGRPRLDEVAEVVAAADAVRRVPVGGRMAS from the coding sequence ATGACCATCAGGGCCGTTGCCGTTTCCGCCCCCGACTGGGTGGCGGGTGTGAAGGATCAGCGCGCGCTCAACAGCCGCGACGCTGCCAGTCTGTATAATGCCTGCCGGGTTGCTGCCGCCGAGGCGGCATCCGGCATTGGGCCGTGGGGCCGCTCGAACTGGGCGGGTGGTGACGCCCGCGCCAGCCGTTCGGCCGCGCGCGCCGCCACGCTGCTGATGTATTCCATGGACGACATGGCGGCGTTCCGCGCCCTTCTTGCCCGTGAGCAGCCGAACCTGCTGCTGATCGGCGCCATGTCGCTGTGCCTGCCGGGTGCCATCGCCTGTGCCGGCATTGCTCGTGACATGCTGGGCGACCGGGTGGCAATCGTGCTGGGCGGTCGTCATGCCGGCGAAACGGTGTGGCTGGCCGATGTCCAGACCCGCCAGTCCTCGGCGCTGCGTCGCCATGTGGCGGCACCTCTGGACCTGATCCATGCCGGTCGTATCCCGCCGGTGTTCGATGCCGTGGCCATGGGGGATGGCGAATATCTGATCGCGGCGCTGGGCCGGGCGGTGGATGCGGCCATGTCGCGAGGGTTGCATCCGGCGGCGCTGTTCGGCGAGGTCGAGTCCGCCACCCCGGGCGACTGGATCCTGGGGCTGAACGACCGGGGACGGCCCGGCTATCTGGTGTCGCAGGCGGCGCCGATGGATTACGCGGCGCTGCCCGCGCCATCGCGGATGTTCGGCGTGGGTGGGGCGTTCGGTGTGTTCGGCGGGCGTATGACCGCCCATGTGTTCAGTGATATCGGCCGAGGCTGCGTGTATGACTGCGGGTTCTGTTCCGAGCGTGCCTCGGCCACCGGCGGGGTGCGCGACCTTGCCAACAGCGGCGACCGGTTGTATCGACAGTTGCGCGATGCCGCCGTCACCATCGCCGAAGACTGGCCCGGGTGCTGCGCCAGCGCGTTCTGCGAGGATTCGGTGTTGCTGGGCGGCGCCAATCGGCTGATCGACGGGTTCTGCACCCTGATGGAACGCCAGCCCGTCGATATCCGCTTCGGTGGCCAGCTGACCATCGACCAGATTCTGGCGCGACCTGCCGAGGTGGCGCGGCTGGCCCGTGCCGGCCTATCCTATGTCTTCATCGGTGTGGAAACGTTGTCGCCGGAGGAGATCGGGGGGATGAGCAAGGATGTCGGCCGCAAGCGGTCGTCCTGGACCGACCGGATGCATCAGGCCTTCGACATTCTGGGCGCCGCCGGCATCGATTGCGGCTGTGCTGTCCTGTTCGGGCTGGGGGAACGTCATGACAGCCGGCTGGCGCTGCTCGACCGGCTCGACCGTTTCCGCCGCAGCCATGGCGTGCCCGATCCGATCAGCCTGAACTGGGCGGTGCAGCACCCGCTCTGTGGCGCGGATGGCGGTGCTGGCTATGACTATGTCGACTGGGGAACCCCTGAAGGTCCGTATCTGGACCTGTTCCACAATTTCGGCGAGGCGTCGCTGCGCTATCCGCTGCCCCATGCCGGGCGCCCGCGTCTGGACGAGGTGGCCGAGGTGGTGGCTGCGGCCGATGCGGTGCGTCGTGTGCCGGTCGGCGGACGGATGGCGTCGTGA